From the Exiguobacterium aurantiacum genome, one window contains:
- a CDS encoding MazG nucleotide pyrophosphohydrolase domain-containing protein, producing the protein MKELQRRIDRMIIHLGGYWRPLSGLARLLEEVGEVGGALYADDRIALREELMDVFVISTCLANQYAITLTEQAIGKGETREDRTYYRLVREAGEVGRILNAYEGDKKLKVSATPGSLQRHIEAVQLAVMELADMNGFDLFAEIVSLIEDKSSRDFGRFDHTPDPITEASVRTYSAYVEGRYWGGIEAKPFEEASRYREREGHLTRFFKIAEVEGLDGFVIRQPDPPLQTNGSLTAAFQLPENFVIETERYGADSFWIVRKQG; encoded by the coding sequence ATGAAGGAATTACAACGACGAATCGATCGGATGATCATTCATTTAGGCGGCTATTGGAGGCCGTTGTCGGGGTTGGCCCGGCTGTTAGAAGAAGTGGGCGAGGTCGGAGGGGCGCTCTATGCGGACGATCGAATCGCCCTGCGAGAAGAACTGATGGACGTCTTCGTCATATCGACGTGTCTGGCGAACCAGTATGCCATCACCCTCACGGAGCAAGCGATAGGGAAGGGCGAGACGAGAGAGGACCGGACGTATTACCGGCTCGTGCGCGAAGCGGGGGAAGTCGGACGCATCTTAAACGCCTACGAAGGCGATAAGAAATTGAAGGTGTCCGCGACGCCAGGATCGTTGCAACGACATATCGAAGCCGTCCAACTGGCGGTCATGGAGCTTGCCGACATGAACGGATTTGACCTATTCGCGGAAATCGTCTCGCTAATCGAAGACAAGTCGTCACGGGACTTCGGCCGCTTCGACCATACCCCGGACCCAATCACCGAAGCATCGGTCCGCACTTATTCGGCATATGTCGAAGGACGGTACTGGGGTGGGATAGAGGCTAAACCTTTCGAGGAGGCAAGCCGATATAGAGAGCGAGAAGGGCATTTGACGCGATTTTTTAAAATTGCTGAAGTGGAAGGACTTGATGGGTTCGTGATCCGTCAGCCAGACCCTCCGCTCCAAACAAACGGCTCGTTGACTGCAGCTTTCCAGCTCCCGGAAAATTTCGTGATTGAGACCGAGCGGTATGGTGCCGATTCGTTCTGGATTGTTCGAAAACAAGGGTAA
- the ytvI gene encoding sporulation integral membrane protein YtvI: MSPARLWQLLRFLLVIIGLVFVIWGLSVLFTYTYPFVFALLLSLLTVPLVNWFERETKLPRALGTLVSLLIVMSVVSGVIAIVVTQLIRYLTIAAEKLPAQIETFTEYIQRMFNEKLAPLVNDAYESIQRLNPGQANSLEGGITEIGVQLGAAIGVLSRGVAGLLQDILSALPLVLLLFIVIVLAWFFITKDWPDYMRSIARLNERKGFKEFELVMTNLRSALFGYVRAQLTLISITFGIVLIGMFILRVDNPFSFALLAAIFDLLPYLGVGTLLLPWAAYAAVTGEWFLAIGLVVLYIVVIVQRNLAEPKIVGSHIGLDPLAALISIFVGLQLFGVLGFILGPVLAVLLKALYNAQVFHYMWKFVIGPTTPKER, translated from the coding sequence GTGTCACCAGCCAGACTATGGCAATTACTTCGCTTCCTGCTTGTCATCATCGGGCTCGTCTTCGTTATTTGGGGACTGAGCGTCCTCTTCACGTACACATATCCTTTCGTGTTCGCTCTCTTGTTATCCTTGTTGACGGTCCCGCTCGTCAATTGGTTCGAGCGTGAGACCAAGTTGCCACGCGCCCTCGGCACACTCGTATCCTTATTGATCGTCATGAGCGTCGTCAGCGGGGTGATTGCCATCGTCGTGACACAACTCATTCGCTACTTGACGATCGCCGCCGAAAAACTGCCTGCCCAGATTGAAACGTTTACCGAATACATACAACGCATGTTCAATGAAAAACTCGCCCCGCTGGTCAATGATGCGTACGAAAGCATCCAACGGCTGAACCCCGGCCAAGCGAACTCGCTCGAAGGTGGCATCACCGAAATCGGCGTTCAACTCGGGGCCGCGATTGGCGTCTTGTCTCGAGGTGTCGCCGGCTTGTTGCAAGACATCCTCAGCGCGTTGCCGCTCGTCTTGCTCTTGTTCATCGTCATCGTGCTCGCCTGGTTCTTCATCACGAAAGACTGGCCGGACTATATGCGGTCCATCGCTCGCTTGAATGAACGAAAAGGCTTCAAAGAGTTTGAGCTCGTCATGACCAATTTGCGCTCGGCGCTGTTCGGTTACGTCCGCGCGCAATTGACGCTCATCTCGATCACGTTCGGAATCGTCCTAATCGGCATGTTCATACTTCGTGTCGACAACCCGTTTTCGTTCGCCCTGCTAGCGGCCATCTTCGATTTGTTGCCGTACCTCGGTGTCGGGACACTGTTATTGCCGTGGGCCGCCTATGCTGCCGTGACGGGGGAATGGTTCCTCGCCATTGGGCTCGTCGTCCTCTACATCGTCGTCATCGTCCAGCGTAACTTGGCCGAACCAAAAATCGTCGGCTCTCACATCGGCCTTGACCCGCTCGCCGCCCTTATCTCGATTTTTGTCGGGCTCCAGCTGTTCGGAGTGCTCGGCTTCATTTTAGGACCGGTACTGGCCGTCCTGCTCAAAGCCCTCTATAACGCCCAAGTGTTCCACTATATGTGGAAGTTCGTCATCGGGCCGACGACACCAAAAGAGCGATGA
- a CDS encoding N-acetylmuramoyl-L-alanine amidase yields the protein MIVLLFSIQIPSAEAATLEGETTVNLNVRATPSTNGKLIQTLKKGTKVKYGTHNKEWSKIYLNSRTYYASAQYIKRITAPATTVTKQTATSTGVTTVNLNIRVSAYSKAKIYRTLKKGTTVQYVVHNSSWAKVYVDGKTYYAAKAYIAPKTVASQPTVVKEDGHANRELKLFGYRNQRSTVLKVLPAQTAVVSSKYNSSWSVVYIGSKTYYAPTAFITAGAAKPTVVKENGHANRELKLFGYRNQRSTVLKVLPAQTAVVSSKYNSSWSIVYIGSKTYYAPTAFISPGAPAVTPPPATKPPVVQKVTGYANRNANLYKKTIQSSPVARVLPKYTAVTYSKHNSSWSVVYIGTETFYTPTSWLSAGKAPAAPAATPKGKVYTNTPGDVLNVRASASASSTILGRLAHGTQVDHYGSTNGFYKIKYNGRDGYISTAYAMTLKPSATSNAVIVLDAGHGGGDPGAVNGSLYEKTVVLDVTKRVEAYLRSKYDYQVRLTRSTDVYLTLDQRVQTAKTLRGNLFVSLHTNAATTPYAKGVETFYSSSSAHSAKSRVLATDIQSHLMGKMSGMTNRGVKTANYYVIRYNTMPSALVELGFISSPQDITHLRSDASRQRMAEGVAEGIAKYVRAYH from the coding sequence ATGATCGTCTTGTTGTTTTCAATCCAAATACCGTCAGCTGAAGCGGCTACTTTGGAAGGAGAAACAACTGTCAATCTGAATGTACGAGCTACACCGAGTACGAACGGGAAATTGATTCAAACGCTAAAAAAAGGAACAAAAGTAAAATATGGTACTCATAATAAAGAATGGAGCAAAATATATTTAAATAGTCGCACGTATTATGCTTCGGCTCAGTATATTAAGCGAATCACCGCACCAGCTACGACGGTGACGAAGCAAACGGCCACTTCGACAGGCGTGACGACCGTCAACTTGAACATCCGAGTTTCAGCCTATAGCAAGGCGAAAATCTATCGGACGCTTAAAAAAGGTACGACGGTTCAATATGTCGTCCATAACTCGTCTTGGGCAAAAGTATACGTTGACGGGAAGACGTATTACGCTGCCAAAGCTTATATCGCCCCGAAAACGGTCGCTTCTCAGCCAACTGTAGTAAAAGAGGACGGCCATGCCAACCGTGAGTTAAAGTTGTTCGGATATCGCAATCAACGCTCGACGGTATTAAAAGTGCTACCTGCCCAGACGGCGGTCGTCTCGAGCAAGTATAACTCGAGTTGGTCGGTCGTTTATATCGGGAGCAAGACGTATTATGCACCAACAGCATTCATCACGGCGGGCGCAGCAAAGCCAACTGTAGTAAAAGAGAATGGCCATGCCAACCGTGAGTTAAAGTTGTTCGGATATCGCAATCAACGCTCGACGGTATTAAAAGTGCTACCTGCCCAGACGGCGGTTGTCTCGAGTAAATATAACTCGAGCTGGTCGATCGTTTATATCGGGAGCAAGACGTATTATGCACCAACAGCCTTTATCAGTCCAGGCGCTCCGGCAGTAACGCCGCCACCGGCGACGAAGCCGCCGGTCGTTCAAAAAGTAACAGGATACGCGAACCGGAATGCCAACCTATATAAAAAGACGATTCAATCATCACCGGTCGCCCGTGTGTTGCCGAAGTATACGGCCGTGACATACAGCAAACATAATTCGAGCTGGTCGGTCGTCTATATCGGTACGGAGACGTTCTATACCCCGACGTCATGGCTATCGGCCGGGAAGGCCCCGGCTGCGCCTGCGGCCACGCCAAAAGGGAAAGTGTACACGAACACACCGGGTGACGTCTTGAACGTCCGGGCGAGCGCCTCGGCGAGCTCGACGATTCTCGGTCGACTCGCCCATGGCACTCAAGTCGATCATTACGGTTCGACGAACGGGTTCTATAAAATTAAGTACAACGGACGCGATGGCTACATCTCGACGGCTTACGCGATGACGCTCAAGCCGAGCGCGACGAGCAACGCCGTCATCGTCCTCGATGCTGGACATGGAGGCGGTGACCCGGGAGCGGTGAACGGGTCGCTCTACGAGAAGACGGTCGTTCTCGACGTGACGAAACGCGTCGAGGCGTATCTTCGTTCGAAGTATGACTATCAAGTCCGGCTAACGCGATCGACGGACGTCTACTTGACGCTCGATCAACGCGTTCAGACGGCGAAAACGCTTCGCGGCAACTTGTTCGTCAGCCTGCATACGAACGCTGCGACCACACCATACGCAAAGGGTGTTGAGACGTTCTACTCGTCATCATCTGCTCATAGCGCGAAGAGCCGTGTCCTGGCGACGGACATTCAGTCACATTTGATGGGTAAGATGTCAGGGATGACGAACCGTGGTGTCAAGACGGCGAACTATTATGTCATTCGTTATAATACGATGCCATCGGCCCTCGTCGAACTCGGTTTTATCTCCTCACCACAAGACATCACGCATTTACGGAGTGACGCCTCACGTCAACGGATGGCGGAAGGCGTTGCTGAAGGAATCGCAAAATACGTACGTGCCTATCATTAA
- a CDS encoding ribonucleotide-diphosphate reductase subunit beta produces MTIQKIKLLSPKHPNRATAIIGGETSSIVNWNDIAYPQFYTIYKQLLSNFWIPDEISMSKDMQQWPQLSEREQDAFKRIIGLLSILDSVQTRYILESSMFSSDSSVHAVLAVIAQQEVVHNQSYSYVLSSLVPLSEQNRIFDIAKDDEMVMKRNQFILDLYEDFRADQTAETFAKSLVASIILEGINFYSGFAYFYNLARHQKMVGTSTMISYIQRDEMQHSYFVSQLLRAVLTENPEIDADGSFSQFVYDTMAEAVDLEVEWCEYVLRDLDGLDVSEMRDYVKYLANKRLRVIGLNDLYEGFNEDVMPWIRAYSDDSLNATKSDFFEQKSRSYAKVTDANGFDDL; encoded by the coding sequence ATGACCATTCAAAAAATCAAACTACTGTCGCCCAAACATCCTAACCGGGCGACTGCCATTATCGGGGGCGAGACGAGTTCCATCGTCAATTGGAACGACATCGCCTACCCGCAGTTCTATACCATCTATAAACAGTTGCTCTCGAACTTTTGGATCCCGGATGAGATTTCGATGTCCAAAGACATGCAGCAATGGCCGCAGTTAAGCGAGCGTGAACAAGATGCTTTCAAACGTATCATCGGATTGTTATCGATTCTCGACTCGGTGCAGACACGCTATATCCTCGAGTCATCGATGTTCTCATCGGACTCGTCGGTGCATGCCGTGCTCGCCGTCATCGCCCAGCAAGAAGTCGTCCATAACCAATCGTATAGCTACGTCCTCTCGAGCCTTGTCCCGTTGAGCGAACAAAATCGCATCTTCGATATCGCCAAAGACGACGAGATGGTCATGAAACGTAACCAATTCATCTTGGACTTATATGAGGACTTCCGGGCCGACCAGACGGCCGAGACGTTCGCCAAATCGCTCGTCGCCTCGATCATTCTCGAAGGCATCAACTTCTATTCCGGCTTCGCCTACTTCTACAACTTGGCCCGTCACCAGAAGATGGTCGGCACGTCGACGATGATCAGCTATATCCAACGCGATGAGATGCAACATTCGTATTTCGTCAGCCAGTTGCTCCGGGCGGTCCTGACGGAAAACCCGGAGATTGACGCCGACGGCAGCTTCAGCCAGTTCGTCTATGACACGATGGCGGAAGCCGTCGACCTCGAGGTCGAATGGTGCGAATACGTCCTTCGTGACCTCGACGGGCTCGATGTCAGCGAGATGCGCGATTACGTCAAGTACCTCGCCAACAAGCGTCTCCGTGTCATCGGCTTGAATGATTTGTATGAAGGGTTCAACGAAGACGTCATGCCATGGATCCGTGCCTATTCGGACGATTCGTTGAATGCGACCAAATCTGATTTCTTCGAACAAAAATCGCGTTCGTACGCAAAAGTCACCGACGCCAACGGCTTCGACGACCTATAA
- a CDS encoding DUF429 domain-containing protein, translated as MVGVGIDGARGGWVRITYDSISLCLTISEKLEDLLIEGAVHFVDMPKDLGSIDKPDRTCDAWMRSQLKERKSSIFTPPIQNVLMETSYADANAKSRELVGKGISKQAWNLVPRIREFQTVTEADVYESHPEVCFAVMTGNEARYSKKTEAGELERIELLRRYSNSSPWKWKMSNVQVDDIIDACMLAVAAYEAGTTGMVTHPDQTEGAPFVAVPKTKER; from the coding sequence GTGGTCGGAGTAGGAATTGATGGCGCGCGCGGGGGCTGGGTACGAATCACGTATGACAGCATCTCGCTCTGTTTGACCATCTCAGAGAAATTGGAAGATTTATTGATTGAAGGGGCCGTGCATTTTGTCGATATGCCGAAAGACTTAGGGTCGATCGACAAGCCGGACCGGACATGTGACGCCTGGATGCGGTCGCAGTTGAAAGAGCGGAAGTCGTCCATCTTCACACCGCCGATTCAAAACGTGCTCATGGAAACGTCTTATGCCGACGCAAACGCGAAAAGTCGTGAACTGGTTGGAAAAGGGATTAGCAAACAGGCATGGAACTTAGTACCGCGGATTCGTGAGTTTCAAACGGTCACGGAGGCAGACGTCTATGAGTCACATCCGGAAGTGTGTTTCGCCGTCATGACGGGGAACGAGGCGCGTTACAGCAAGAAGACAGAGGCCGGAGAGCTCGAGCGAATCGAGTTGTTGCGCCGCTATTCGAACAGCTCGCCATGGAAATGGAAGATGTCGAACGTGCAAGTCGATGATATCATCGACGCCTGTATGTTGGCCGTTGCCGCCTATGAGGCAGGCACGACCGGGATGGTGACGCATCCGGATCAAACTGAAGGGGCGCCGTTCGTGGCGGTACCGAAGACAAAAGAGCGATGA